From Hevea brasiliensis isolate MT/VB/25A 57/8 unplaced genomic scaffold, ASM3005281v1 Scaf9, whole genome shotgun sequence, one genomic window encodes:
- the LOC110651406 gene encoding probable protein phosphatase 2C 27 isoform X2, which produces MCVKDAKQVNQEVESLGNTNINKKQSWPLHCEALHDKMDNWDKDSSLISSSDGISLESICEDRVTLERKQNLATSFIPVLRSGEWSDIGGRLYMEDTHICISDLAKKFGYNLLREESVSFYGVFDGHGGKSAAHFVRDHLPRFIVEDADFPLELEKVVARSFIKTDAAFAETCSRESSFSSGTTALTAMIFGRSLLVANAGDCRAVLSRRGTAIEMSEDHRPCCVNERTRIEYLGGYVEDGYLNGQLGVSRALGDWHLEGMKVKSDRGGPLSAEPELKLVTLTKDDEFLIIGSDGIWDVFSSQNSVSFARRRLREHNDVKLCCKEIVEEATKRGATDNLTVVVISFHLEPPPKVAVERGRVRRSISAEGLQSLKCLLQG; this is translated from the exons ATGTGTGTTAAGGATGCTAAGCAGGTTAACCAAGAAGTGGAAAGCCTCGGCAATACCAACATCAACAAGAAGCAGTCTTGGCCTTTGCATTGTGAGGCCTTGCATGACAAGATGGATAATTGGGATAAAGACTCTTCCTTGATTAGCTCCAGTGATGGGATCAGT CTAGAAAGCATCTGTGAGGATCGAGTGACTCTGGAGAGGAAACAGAATCTTGCAACAAGTTTTATTCCTGTCCTTCGGTCAGGAGAATGGTCTGACATTGGTGGTCGGCTTTATATGGAGGACACACACATTTGCATTAGTGACTTGGCAAAGAAATTTGGTTACAATTTACTTAGGGAGGAATCTGTTTCTTTCTATGGT GTATTTGATGGGCATGGGGGAAAGAGTGCAGCTCATTTTGTCCGGGATCATTTGCCAAGATTTATTGTTGAGGATGCAGATTTCCCATTAGAACTTGAGAAAGTGGTCGCAAGGTCGTTCATTAAGACTGATGCAGCTTTTGCAGAGACTTGCTCCCGTGAGTCTTCCTTTTCTTCTGGCACAACTGCACTTACCGCAATGATATTTGGGAG GTCTTTGCTTGTGGCAAATGCTGGTGACTGCCGGGCTGTATTGTCACGGCGTGGAACAGCTATAGAAATGTCAGAGGACCATAGGCCTTGCTGTGTTAATGAAAGGACCCGGATTGAGTACCTGGGGGGATATGTTGAAGATGGTTATCTGAATGGCCAGTTAGGTGTCAGTCGGGCATTAGGTGACTGGCACCTCGAAGGGATGAAGGTGAAGAGCGATAGAGGTGGTCCCTTGAGTGCTGAACCAGAACTTAAATTGGTTACACTAACCAAGGATGACGAGTTTTTGATCATCGGAAGTGATGGAATATGGGATGTGTTTTCCAGCCAAAATTCAGTTTCCTTTGCTCGGAGAAGACTTCGAGAGCACAATGATGTGAAATTGTGTTGTAAAGAAATAGTAGAGGAAGCAACAAAACGCGGGGCGACAGACAATTTGACAGTTGTTGTGATAAGCTTTCACTTGGAGCCACCACCAAAAGTGGCAGTAGAAAGGGGAAGAGTTAGAAGGAGCATTTCTGCTGAGGGACTTCAGAGCCTCAAATGTCTATTACAAGGATAA
- the LOC110651406 gene encoding probable protein phosphatase 2C 27 isoform X1 encodes MCVKDAKQVNQEVESLGNTNINKKQSWPLHCEALHDKMDNWDKDSSLISSSDGISVCSSFPLESICEDRVTLERKQNLATSFIPVLRSGEWSDIGGRLYMEDTHICISDLAKKFGYNLLREESVSFYGVFDGHGGKSAAHFVRDHLPRFIVEDADFPLELEKVVARSFIKTDAAFAETCSRESSFSSGTTALTAMIFGRSLLVANAGDCRAVLSRRGTAIEMSEDHRPCCVNERTRIEYLGGYVEDGYLNGQLGVSRALGDWHLEGMKVKSDRGGPLSAEPELKLVTLTKDDEFLIIGSDGIWDVFSSQNSVSFARRRLREHNDVKLCCKEIVEEATKRGATDNLTVVVISFHLEPPPKVAVERGRVRRSISAEGLQSLKCLLQG; translated from the exons ATGTGTGTTAAGGATGCTAAGCAGGTTAACCAAGAAGTGGAAAGCCTCGGCAATACCAACATCAACAAGAAGCAGTCTTGGCCTTTGCATTGTGAGGCCTTGCATGACAAGATGGATAATTGGGATAAAGACTCTTCCTTGATTAGCTCCAGTGATGGGATCAGTGTCTGCAGCTCTTTTCCT CTAGAAAGCATCTGTGAGGATCGAGTGACTCTGGAGAGGAAACAGAATCTTGCAACAAGTTTTATTCCTGTCCTTCGGTCAGGAGAATGGTCTGACATTGGTGGTCGGCTTTATATGGAGGACACACACATTTGCATTAGTGACTTGGCAAAGAAATTTGGTTACAATTTACTTAGGGAGGAATCTGTTTCTTTCTATGGT GTATTTGATGGGCATGGGGGAAAGAGTGCAGCTCATTTTGTCCGGGATCATTTGCCAAGATTTATTGTTGAGGATGCAGATTTCCCATTAGAACTTGAGAAAGTGGTCGCAAGGTCGTTCATTAAGACTGATGCAGCTTTTGCAGAGACTTGCTCCCGTGAGTCTTCCTTTTCTTCTGGCACAACTGCACTTACCGCAATGATATTTGGGAG GTCTTTGCTTGTGGCAAATGCTGGTGACTGCCGGGCTGTATTGTCACGGCGTGGAACAGCTATAGAAATGTCAGAGGACCATAGGCCTTGCTGTGTTAATGAAAGGACCCGGATTGAGTACCTGGGGGGATATGTTGAAGATGGTTATCTGAATGGCCAGTTAGGTGTCAGTCGGGCATTAGGTGACTGGCACCTCGAAGGGATGAAGGTGAAGAGCGATAGAGGTGGTCCCTTGAGTGCTGAACCAGAACTTAAATTGGTTACACTAACCAAGGATGACGAGTTTTTGATCATCGGAAGTGATGGAATATGGGATGTGTTTTCCAGCCAAAATTCAGTTTCCTTTGCTCGGAGAAGACTTCGAGAGCACAATGATGTGAAATTGTGTTGTAAAGAAATAGTAGAGGAAGCAACAAAACGCGGGGCGACAGACAATTTGACAGTTGTTGTGATAAGCTTTCACTTGGAGCCACCACCAAAAGTGGCAGTAGAAAGGGGAAGAGTTAGAAGGAGCATTTCTGCTGAGGGACTTCAGAGCCTCAAATGTCTATTACAAGGATAA